DNA sequence from the Actinomycetota bacterium genome:
ACTCGACCAGATGTCGTGCGCCCCGGACTCTCGCGCGAAGACGCGCTTCGCAACGCCCCCGATTCCGATGGCCGGGCATTTGCGATCCCGAGGATCATGGGCATCGAAGGCGGTGACGAATGAGCGCTGACTGGCTTTCCAACGCGCGAGCTTCCGAGGCAAGAACGCGCTTCGTGACAGGGGATGTCTCGGCAAGGGAGATCGCTGAGTCCTCGCTTGCGAGGATTCATGCGACCGACGAGAGCATCGGGGCTTTCAACCAGGTGACAGAAGAGCTTGCGTTGGCTTCGGCGGATCGCATCGACGAGGCCCGGGCCGACGCTCTGCGCGAAGGGCTCGATCCCGCGGTAGCCCTCCCGCCACTCGCAGGTGTTCCGGTGGCGCTGAAGGACAACATGAACCTCATCGGGACGCGGACCACTTGCAGCTCCCGGATGCTCGCCAATTACGAGAGCGTGCACGACTCCACCGCGGCCAGGCGCCTTTTGGATGCCGGCGGGATCCTGATGGGCAAGTGCAACATGGATGAGTTCGCCTTCGGCAGCTCCACGGAGAACTCCGCTTTCCGTCCGACCCGCAATCCCTGGGACCTTGAGCGGGTACCCGGAGGCAGTAGCGGCGGCAGCGCCGCATGCGTCAGCGCAGGGCAGGTCGTCGTTTCACTCGGCAGCGATACCGGCGGATCGGTGCGACAGCCCGGAGCACTCACCGGCACAGTCGCAGTCAAGCCGACTTACGGCCGCGTCTCCCGCTACGGCGTCAGCGCATTCGGGAGCTCGCTCGACCAGGTCGGGATGTTCGGGCGATCGGTAGAGGACACCGCCCTGACCCTGCAATCGATAGCCGGCCACGATCCGGCAGACGCCACCTGCGTCGATCTGCCCGTCGGCGATTACGTGGCGGCGGCGCGCTGTGGAGTCGAGCAAGGCGTCTCCAGCCTGCGTGTCGGTCTCGTGACCGACCTACTCGAAGCCGAAGGGGCCTCGCCCGAGGTCGTCTCGGCAGTTCGCGCTGCGGCCGATGTCTTCGCGAAGCTCGGGGCCGAGGTGGACGAGGTCGAGCTACCAAGCACCGCACACGGGCTCTCGGCTTACTACATCATCGGGCCTGCCGAGGCGAGCTCGAACATGGCGCGCTTCGATGGCATCCGTTACGGCCATCGCGCCGCCGGAGCCGAAGACGTTCTCGAACTCTATAATCGCTCGCGTTCTGAGGGGCTCGGGCCTGAGGTCATGCGCAGAATCATGCTGGGGACCTACGTTCTCTCGGCGGGTTACTACGATGCTTACTACGGCAAGGCGCAGCGGGCTCGCACGCTCATCAAGCAAGATTTTGCCGCCGCGTTCGAGCGCTTCGACATCATCCTGACGCCAACGACGCCGTCGGTCGCTTTCCGGTTAGGCGAGAAAGCCGAGGATTTGATGGCGATGTACCTCACTGACGCCTACACGATACCCGCGAACCTCGCCGGGCTGCCTGCGATGAGTCTTCCCGCTGGGTTGTGTCCGGCTACCGGGATGCCGATCGGAGTGCAGTTCATCGCTAACTACTTTGCAGAAGAGCGGATGTTCCGGGCGGCTTCGGCTTACGAGAAGGCCATCGGATTCGACACTTCACCGCCGACCCGCTGATCGAAACGACGCTTCACCATTCTTGCTGGCTGATATGTGTGGCCTCGTATTGGGAATCATCCATGTGGACGGATATGCCCGATTCGAGAAAGGGTCGACCATGAGCGACAGTGAGAAGAAGAGCGAAGAGCGCGGATCGGAA
Encoded proteins:
- the gatA gene encoding Asp-tRNA(Asn)/Glu-tRNA(Gln) amidotransferase subunit GatA — translated: MSADWLSNARASEARTRFVTGDVSAREIAESSLARIHATDESIGAFNQVTEELALASADRIDEARADALREGLDPAVALPPLAGVPVALKDNMNLIGTRTTCSSRMLANYESVHDSTAARRLLDAGGILMGKCNMDEFAFGSSTENSAFRPTRNPWDLERVPGGSSGGSAACVSAGQVVVSLGSDTGGSVRQPGALTGTVAVKPTYGRVSRYGVSAFGSSLDQVGMFGRSVEDTALTLQSIAGHDPADATCVDLPVGDYVAAARCGVEQGVSSLRVGLVTDLLEAEGASPEVVSAVRAAADVFAKLGAEVDEVELPSTAHGLSAYYIIGPAEASSNMARFDGIRYGHRAAGAEDVLELYNRSRSEGLGPEVMRRIMLGTYVLSAGYYDAYYGKAQRARTLIKQDFAAAFERFDIILTPTTPSVAFRLGEKAEDLMAMYLTDAYTIPANLAGLPAMSLPAGLCPATGMPIGVQFIANYFAEERMFRAASAYEKAIGFDTSPPTR